Proteins encoded within one genomic window of Vulgatibacter sp.:
- a CDS encoding carbohydrate kinase family protein, whose amino-acid sequence MDDRRFDLLCVGEALVDFLPQERGRMRDVRHFAVTSGGAPANVAIGAARLGASVAFSGVVGADEFGHFLEDSLEGEGIDCGGLRKSAAGKTGLSFIALDERGERRFDFYGAPSADMLLDLQDVDPARIAASRIVHAGSNTLLLEPGVEATRRFLALGRESGAVISLDPNLRLHRWREPDRLRLLLDELCAGADVVKIAAEEAAFVTGAEAPGEAARELVRRGVGLAVVTRGAAGAVWARAGDEGAVAAPQVALVDATGAGDGFMAALLVRIAEELRGGVRPEGIPVERLRAHLGFAARVGAAVVQHLGAVAGLPRAGAPLP is encoded by the coding sequence ATGGACGATCGCCGCTTCGATCTGCTCTGCGTCGGCGAGGCCCTCGTCGACTTCCTGCCGCAGGAGCGGGGCAGGATGCGGGACGTGCGCCACTTCGCCGTGACCAGCGGCGGCGCGCCGGCCAACGTCGCCATCGGCGCCGCGCGGCTCGGCGCCAGCGTCGCCTTCAGCGGCGTGGTCGGCGCCGACGAATTCGGCCACTTCCTCGAAGATTCGCTCGAAGGCGAGGGGATCGACTGCGGCGGCCTGCGCAAGAGCGCTGCGGGCAAAACCGGCCTCTCCTTCATCGCCCTCGACGAGCGGGGCGAGCGGCGCTTCGACTTCTACGGCGCGCCCTCCGCCGACATGCTCCTCGATCTGCAGGACGTCGATCCCGCGCGGATCGCCGCCAGCCGAATCGTCCACGCCGGCAGCAACACGCTCCTGCTCGAGCCCGGCGTGGAGGCGACCCGGCGCTTCCTCGCGCTGGGGCGGGAGAGCGGCGCGGTGATCTCCCTCGATCCCAACCTGCGGCTCCACCGCTGGCGCGAGCCCGACCGGCTCCGGCTGCTGCTCGACGAGCTCTGCGCCGGCGCGGACGTGGTGAAGATCGCCGCCGAGGAGGCGGCCTTCGTCACCGGCGCCGAGGCGCCCGGCGAGGCGGCGAGGGAGCTGGTGCGCCGGGGTGTGGGGCTGGCGGTGGTGACCCGCGGCGCCGCTGGGGCGGTCTGGGCCCGTGCCGGCGACGAGGGGGCGGTGGCGGCGCCGCAGGTGGCGCTCGTCGACGCCACCGGCGCAGGCGACGGCTTCATGGCGGCGCTGCTGGTGCGGATCGCAGAGGAGCTGCGGGGCGGGGTCCGTCCCGAGGGGATCCCGGTGGAGCGGCTGCGTGCCCACCTCGGCTTCGCCGCCCGGGTCGGGGCGGCGGTGGTGCAGCATCTGGGCGCGGTGGCGGGGCTGCCGCGTGCCGGGGCGCCGCTGCCGTGA
- the recO gene encoding DNA repair protein RecO — MAGVRPGDFSGEAIVLSCLDYGDSDRVVTLLTRERGKLGAFAAGARKSKRRFAGALEPFTVLRVELAERRGDLLFFSSCMVEEAHAGLRFDLARLGHAGHAAELCRELCKERVAHEELYDALRAYLGQLAVREADPAALLAFELAALEHVGLSPRLSDCTICGGPVEGTILFDPPHGGAVCGSCTSMAFAGAVRVEAPVREAMEALQQAPPFAASIAEPQLRARVRNLVRRFTHQVLGRNPRSLDFLAQVGIEG, encoded by the coding sequence GTGGCTGGCGTGAGGCCCGGGGATTTCTCCGGCGAAGCAATCGTTCTCTCCTGCCTCGACTACGGCGACTCCGATCGCGTGGTCACCCTCCTCACCAGGGAGCGGGGCAAGCTCGGCGCCTTCGCCGCCGGCGCACGCAAATCGAAGCGGCGCTTCGCCGGGGCCCTCGAGCCCTTCACCGTCCTGCGGGTCGAGCTGGCGGAGCGGCGGGGCGATCTCCTCTTCTTCTCCTCCTGCATGGTGGAGGAGGCCCACGCCGGCCTGCGCTTCGACCTCGCCCGCCTCGGCCACGCGGGACACGCGGCGGAGCTGTGCAGGGAGCTCTGCAAGGAGCGGGTCGCCCACGAGGAGCTCTACGACGCGCTCCGCGCCTACCTCGGGCAGCTCGCGGTCCGCGAGGCGGATCCCGCTGCGCTCCTCGCCTTCGAGCTCGCGGCCCTCGAGCACGTGGGGCTCTCGCCCCGCCTCTCCGATTGCACGATCTGCGGCGGGCCGGTGGAGGGAACGATCCTCTTCGATCCGCCCCACGGCGGCGCGGTCTGCGGCAGCTGCACGTCGATGGCCTTCGCCGGCGCGGTGCGGGTGGAGGCGCCGGTGCGGGAGGCGATGGAGGCGCTGCAGCAGGCGCCGCCCTTCGCCGCCTCGATCGCCGAGCCGCAGCTGCGGGCCCGGGTGCGCAACCTGGTGCGCCGCTTCACCCACCAGGTGCTGGGACGCAATCCGCGATCCCTCGACTTCCTCGCGCAGGTGGGGATCGAGGGGTAG
- a CDS encoding helix-turn-helix domain-containing protein → MESFGRYLAQQRELRGLELVDVARETKLSPAAIQALEGERFDELPARVFVVGYLRAYARAVGLGPDELVARYDEWRRAMGLPESSEPAAKPAMVVPPAPSPWPWMAGLAAPFLAALAWWLLA, encoded by the coding sequence ATGGAGAGCTTCGGCCGCTACCTGGCGCAGCAGCGAGAGCTTCGCGGGCTCGAGCTCGTGGACGTGGCGCGGGAGACGAAGCTCTCCCCCGCGGCGATCCAGGCCCTCGAGGGCGAGCGCTTCGACGAATTGCCGGCGCGGGTCTTCGTGGTGGGCTACCTGCGGGCCTACGCGCGGGCGGTGGGGCTGGGGCCGGACGAGCTCGTCGCCCGCTACGACGAATGGCGCCGGGCGATGGGGCTGCCCGAATCCTCCGAGCCCGCAGCCAAGCCGGCGATGGTCGTTCCGCCGGCGCCCTCGCCGTGGCCCTGGATGGCGGGGCTGGCCGCGCCTTTTCTCGCGGCGCTCGCCTGGTGGTTGCTGGCTTGA
- the tgl gene encoding social motility TPR repeat lipoprotein Tgl, with protein sequence MRKLLVLVLVLVFVLAACGGVSQKDRELGEVHQRLAQQSLASGDTRAALAEIEKSVEKDPENPEARNLYGLLLHLYFQRLDAAVVQYRKAIELKPGYSEAKVNLGAALTAQGRCDEAIPLLDEARGDLLYREPYLAENNLGWCKYKKGDVEGALMHLRAAVSNNPGFCLGYRNLAEIAQSQGELDDAMRLLERYGKTCPKEPDADYRLGLVLLEQGKDEAARRSFLACVEKAKDEELGDECTRQAAMIPEG encoded by the coding sequence ATGCGCAAGCTTCTCGTCCTCGTCCTCGTCCTCGTCTTCGTCCTTGCCGCGTGTGGCGGCGTCTCGCAGAAGGATCGCGAGCTGGGAGAGGTGCACCAGCGCCTCGCGCAGCAATCGCTGGCGTCGGGTGACACCCGCGCGGCGCTGGCGGAGATCGAGAAATCGGTCGAGAAGGACCCGGAGAATCCCGAGGCGCGCAACCTCTACGGCCTGCTGCTCCACCTCTATTTCCAGCGGCTCGACGCAGCGGTGGTGCAGTACCGCAAGGCGATCGAGCTGAAGCCCGGCTACAGCGAGGCGAAGGTGAACCTCGGCGCGGCGCTCACCGCGCAGGGACGCTGCGACGAGGCGATCCCGCTGCTCGACGAGGCCCGCGGCGATCTCCTCTACCGGGAGCCCTACCTCGCCGAGAACAACCTCGGCTGGTGCAAATACAAGAAGGGTGACGTGGAGGGGGCGCTCATGCACCTGCGCGCCGCCGTCTCCAACAACCCGGGTTTCTGCCTCGGCTACCGCAACCTCGCCGAGATCGCCCAGAGCCAGGGCGAGCTCGACGATGCGATGCGGCTCCTCGAGCGCTACGGCAAGACCTGCCCGAAGGAGCCGGACGCCGACTACCGCCTCGGCCTCGTGCTCCTCGAGCAGGGGAAGGACGAGGCAGCGCGGCGTTCCTTCCTCGCCTGCGTAGAGAAGGCGAAGGACGAGGAGCTCGGCGACGAATGCACCCGGCAGGCCGCGATGATCCCGGAGGGCTGA
- a CDS encoding radical SAM protein, whose product MAMAVTEIFFSIQGESTRAGRPCVFVRFTGCDLRCGYCDTAYAFHNGTKRSREEILAEVAGHPTRYVTLTGGEPLLQKELPQLAQELVDRGYEVAIETHGQARWDRLPPQVIKIVDVKTPDSGEGATEEHLGWLRTLGPRDELKFVIGSEADFRWSVELVRRLELEGRHAALLFSPVHGKVEPKDLAAWILETGIEARLQLQLHKLIWGAETRGV is encoded by the coding sequence ATGGCGATGGCAGTCACCGAGATCTTCTTCTCCATCCAGGGAGAATCCACCCGTGCCGGGCGCCCGTGCGTCTTCGTGCGCTTCACCGGCTGCGATCTCCGCTGCGGCTATTGCGACACCGCCTACGCCTTCCACAACGGCACCAAGCGGAGCCGCGAGGAGATCCTCGCCGAGGTGGCCGGCCATCCCACCCGCTACGTGACCCTCACCGGCGGCGAGCCGCTCCTGCAGAAGGAGCTGCCGCAGCTGGCGCAGGAGCTCGTCGATCGGGGCTACGAGGTCGCGATCGAGACCCACGGCCAGGCCCGGTGGGATCGGTTGCCTCCGCAGGTGATCAAGATCGTCGACGTGAAGACCCCCGACTCCGGCGAGGGCGCCACCGAGGAGCACCTCGGCTGGCTGCGCACCCTGGGGCCGCGGGACGAGCTCAAATTCGTGATCGGCTCCGAGGCCGACTTCCGCTGGTCGGTGGAGTTGGTGCGGCGCCTCGAGCTCGAGGGCAGGCACGCGGCGCTGCTCTTCTCGCCGGTCCACGGCAAGGTGGAGCCGAAGGATCTGGCGGCCTGGATCCTCGAGACCGGGATCGAGGCGCGGCTGCAGCTGCAGCTCCACAAGCTGATCTGGGGCGCGGAGACGCGGGGCGTCTGA
- a CDS encoding transglycosylase SLT domain-containing protein — protein MKVRARWPLRAIGLLAFGTAAAMPWSITPSPKPVVPHVAVDPEIERVARYLEWRAPVSIDPLLRRQVATAVVEEARRAGFDSLFILAVMEVESDFLPDAVSNANARGLLQLRAVTLKEIARHEELPEKAAFEPESVANLRFGIRYLAMMERRFRTRERALAAWNAGPGAVEKALSETGEVPERWLAFARKVNREHRRLRTRLGTEAPTTMAQAPRAAIRAE, from the coding sequence ATGAAGGTACGCGCGCGCTGGCCGCTCCGGGCGATCGGCCTGCTGGCATTCGGGACCGCCGCGGCGATGCCCTGGAGCATCACGCCGAGCCCGAAGCCGGTGGTCCCGCACGTGGCGGTCGACCCCGAGATCGAACGGGTGGCGCGGTACCTGGAGTGGCGGGCGCCGGTGAGCATCGATCCGCTGCTCCGCCGGCAGGTCGCCACCGCCGTGGTCGAGGAGGCGCGCCGCGCCGGCTTCGATTCGCTCTTCATCCTCGCGGTGATGGAGGTCGAGAGCGACTTCCTTCCCGACGCCGTCTCCAACGCCAACGCCCGCGGGCTGCTCCAGCTCCGGGCGGTGACGCTCAAGGAGATCGCCCGCCACGAGGAGCTGCCGGAGAAGGCGGCCTTCGAGCCGGAGTCGGTGGCGAACCTGCGCTTCGGCATTCGTTACCTCGCGATGATGGAGCGGCGCTTTCGCACCAGGGAGCGCGCGCTCGCCGCGTGGAATGCAGGGCCTGGCGCGGTGGAGAAGGCCCTCTCCGAGACGGGCGAGGTGCCGGAGCGCTGGCTCGCCTTCGCCCGCAAGGTGAACCGGGAGCACCGCCGGCTCCGCACCCGGCTCGGCACCGAGGCACCGACCACGATGGCGCAGGCCCCGCGGGCTGCGATTCGGGCGGAGTAG
- a CDS encoding MbeD/MobD family mobilization/exclusion protein: protein METRKNWREQLAAVEQRLQQYENEAQKRIRELADRGSASRKELEELVAKVKSGELLSHAAELRSRAEQTGTEVLKRLEGLPEKAFERMGVATRPQIAELGQQVNRLSRRLEKLSKQARRWSAAQQARPEKGGAEKPTA, encoded by the coding sequence ATGGAGACCCGGAAGAATTGGCGGGAGCAGCTGGCAGCGGTGGAGCAGCGGCTGCAGCAGTACGAGAACGAGGCACAGAAGCGCATCCGCGAGCTGGCGGATCGGGGCTCGGCCTCGCGCAAGGAGCTCGAGGAGCTGGTGGCGAAGGTGAAGAGCGGTGAGCTCCTCTCCCACGCGGCGGAGCTGCGCAGCCGCGCCGAGCAGACCGGCACCGAGGTGCTCAAGCGCCTCGAGGGGCTGCCGGAGAAGGCCTTCGAGCGGATGGGCGTCGCCACCAGGCCGCAGATCGCGGAGCTCGGGCAGCAGGTGAACCGCCTCTCCCGCAGGCTGGAAAAGCTCTCGAAGCAGGCGCGCCGCTGGAGCGCCGCACAGCAGGCGCGCCCCGAAAAGGGCGGCGCAGAGAAGCCCACCGCCTGA
- a CDS encoding quinone-dependent dihydroorotate dehydrogenase, with translation MYGLLRAFLFLFEPERIHRFVSRLIRFLGKHAGLAALLRRRLAVEDERLAVRAFGLRFPSPLGLAAGFDKGEGLAAGLFALGFGSVEVGTITPRPQPGNPQPRMFRLPAQQALINRMGFNNAGAAEASTRYRLLAFRPGPLGINLGKNKETPAERAAEDYLAAFDALADVGDYFVVNVSSPNTPGLRDLQAPEALRSILVPLVAAAQARGGKPVLLKLAPDLADEDVDALSDLAREVGLAGLILANTTIGRPTAEGEPVAKEAGGMSGAPLLGRALALVSRVYLRHGSRLPIIGVGGIFDADDAWRMIRAGATLVQGYTGFIYGGPGYAHRIERGLLRHLEQAGLPGIEAAVGLDAREGAATPSAPARLGV, from the coding sequence GTGTACGGCCTGCTGCGCGCCTTCCTCTTCCTCTTCGAGCCCGAGCGGATCCACCGCTTCGTCTCGCGCCTGATCCGCTTCCTGGGAAAGCACGCCGGCCTCGCCGCGCTTCTGCGGCGCCGCCTCGCGGTGGAGGACGAGCGCCTCGCGGTCCGGGCCTTCGGCCTGCGCTTTCCCTCGCCGCTCGGTCTCGCAGCGGGCTTCGACAAGGGCGAGGGCCTGGCAGCCGGCCTCTTTGCCCTGGGCTTCGGCTCGGTGGAGGTGGGAACGATCACCCCGCGACCGCAGCCCGGCAACCCGCAGCCGCGCATGTTCCGCCTCCCGGCGCAGCAGGCGCTGATCAATCGGATGGGGTTCAACAACGCAGGTGCGGCGGAAGCCTCGACCCGCTACCGCCTCCTCGCCTTCCGGCCGGGCCCGCTCGGGATCAACCTCGGCAAGAACAAGGAGACGCCGGCGGAGCGCGCGGCGGAGGACTACCTCGCCGCCTTCGACGCCCTCGCGGACGTCGGCGACTATTTCGTGGTCAACGTCTCCTCACCCAATACCCCGGGCCTTCGCGACCTCCAGGCGCCGGAGGCGCTCCGCTCCATCCTCGTGCCCCTGGTGGCGGCGGCGCAGGCGCGGGGCGGCAAGCCCGTGCTCCTCAAGCTCGCCCCCGACCTCGCCGACGAGGACGTCGACGCCCTCTCCGATCTCGCGCGGGAGGTGGGCCTCGCCGGCCTCATCCTCGCCAATACCACCATCGGCAGGCCCACGGCGGAGGGGGAGCCGGTGGCGAAGGAAGCGGGCGGAATGAGCGGCGCGCCGCTGCTCGGCCGGGCGCTGGCGCTGGTGTCGCGGGTCTACCTTCGCCACGGCAGCCGCCTGCCGATCATCGGTGTCGGCGGCATCTTCGACGCCGACGACGCCTGGCGGATGATCCGGGCGGGCGCCACCCTGGTGCAGGGCTACACCGGCTTCATCTATGGCGGCCCGGGCTACGCCCACCGGATCGAGCGCGGCCTCCTGCGCCACCTCGAGCAGGCGGGCCTGCCCGGCATCGAGGCGGCGGTGGGCCTCGACGCCCGGGAAGGCGCCGCTACCCCGTCGGCGCCGGCGCGGCTCGGCGTGTGA
- a CDS encoding PAS domain S-box protein, protein MARPTTEPSADFLPLAAGGEMAARIRERDWADTPLGPIERWPRALKNALGLLLPSTFPMFVWWGEERIILYNDAYALLIGDKHPGHLGARAHEEWAGIWDVIGPLADAVLVEGRAIGSDNLPLLLFRRGYLEETWFGYAYSPVLEEDGTIAGLFCACHETTAEVLRARRLELLRGLAAASGGATEEEAAANAIGALERGSGDLPFALLYLRDGDEAKLAAAAGRVARALRPERLALRADGGPWRLAGLAAGRLERVEGLRSIVPPSAQTPTPSPDAACILPIGPAPDAAPTAFLVLGISPLRSFDQEYESFFHLVCSQVATHLAAARTRATERERLEALRAWAERSDRDRAQLEALLLSVSEGVLVVDMEGRPVLVNEAQALLAGYDSAAELERNAARFEELLEIRDLDGRVLAPAEWPLARILRGETIAGIELYARRRDLEHEGIYAFSGAPVRDAAGVQTLAVLITRDVSAIKRAEQAIREREAHFRTLVDTAPAMLWITDEAGDCTYLSKQWYEYTGSGPDEDLGLGWLEKVHPEDREASRRIFRDAHERQVPFSLDYRIRRRDGLYRWAIDSGNPRFDPAGRFRGFVGTVLDVSERKRVEAALQESEALFRQMANSLPLLTWIADASGAISWFNQRTYEFTGATYELLAHGGWPRFVHPDHVERVKAKLRQTIESGEPYEDTFAIRGSAGSWRWFLGRAVPLRNAEGRIVRWFGSNTDVTDEMRAREELALALQTRDEFLSIASHELKTPISSLKLRAQLVKRMIEREGERALDPAWVTRLAEETDRQADRLTRLIDDMLDIARVRTGRLSMERAPLALDRLVREVVERMQPGLESAGTPVEITALEPIEGCWDRLRVEQVLNNLLTNAQRYGERRPVDLRLERRGELAHLVVRDRGVGVSAENRQLIFERFERGDTSAPAGGLGIGLFIAREIVEAHGGRIWVESEGVGRGAAFHVELPLGDGGQA, encoded by the coding sequence ATGGCCCGTCCGACGACCGAACCGAGCGCCGACTTTCTCCCCCTCGCCGCTGGTGGCGAGATGGCCGCGCGGATCCGCGAGCGGGATTGGGCCGACACGCCCCTCGGGCCAATCGAGCGCTGGCCCCGCGCCCTGAAGAACGCGCTCGGGCTCCTCCTCCCCTCGACCTTCCCGATGTTCGTCTGGTGGGGAGAGGAGCGGATCATCCTCTACAACGACGCGTACGCCCTGCTCATCGGCGACAAGCACCCCGGCCATCTGGGAGCCAGGGCGCACGAGGAGTGGGCCGGGATCTGGGACGTGATCGGGCCGCTCGCCGATGCGGTCCTCGTCGAGGGCCGGGCGATCGGCAGCGACAACCTGCCGCTGCTCCTCTTCCGGCGCGGCTACCTCGAGGAGACCTGGTTCGGCTACGCCTACAGCCCGGTGCTGGAGGAGGACGGCACCATCGCCGGCCTCTTCTGCGCCTGCCACGAGACCACCGCCGAGGTCCTCCGCGCCCGGCGCCTCGAGCTCCTTCGCGGACTCGCTGCAGCGTCCGGCGGCGCCACGGAGGAGGAGGCCGCCGCCAACGCGATCGGCGCCCTCGAGCGGGGCAGCGGCGACCTTCCCTTCGCCCTCCTCTATCTGCGCGACGGCGACGAGGCGAAGCTCGCCGCTGCAGCAGGCCGCGTCGCCAGGGCGCTGCGGCCCGAGCGACTCGCCCTCCGGGCGGATGGCGGGCCCTGGCGCCTCGCCGGATTGGCTGCAGGAAGGCTCGAGCGGGTCGAGGGCCTGCGCTCCATCGTGCCACCGTCTGCGCAGACGCCGACGCCTTCGCCGGATGCCGCCTGCATCCTGCCCATCGGCCCCGCTCCCGATGCGGCGCCCACGGCCTTCCTCGTCCTCGGGATCAGCCCCCTCCGATCCTTCGACCAGGAGTACGAGAGCTTCTTCCATCTCGTCTGCAGCCAGGTCGCCACCCACCTCGCGGCGGCGCGAACGCGGGCCACCGAGCGCGAGCGGCTCGAGGCCCTGCGGGCCTGGGCCGAGCGATCCGATCGGGACCGGGCGCAGCTCGAGGCGCTCCTCCTCTCGGTGAGCGAGGGGGTTCTGGTCGTGGACATGGAGGGGCGCCCGGTCCTCGTCAACGAGGCACAGGCGCTGCTGGCGGGCTACGACTCCGCCGCCGAGTTGGAGCGGAACGCCGCCCGCTTCGAGGAGCTCCTCGAGATCCGCGACCTCGACGGCCGCGTCCTCGCCCCGGCGGAGTGGCCGCTCGCCCGCATCCTCCGCGGGGAGACGATCGCGGGGATCGAGCTCTACGCGCGGCGGCGGGACCTCGAGCACGAGGGGATCTACGCGTTCAGCGGCGCGCCGGTCCGCGACGCGGCGGGCGTGCAGACCCTCGCCGTGCTGATCACCCGGGACGTCAGCGCGATCAAACGGGCGGAGCAGGCGATCCGCGAGCGCGAGGCCCACTTCCGCACCCTGGTCGACACGGCGCCGGCGATGCTCTGGATCACCGACGAGGCAGGCGACTGCACCTACCTGAGCAAGCAGTGGTACGAGTACACCGGCAGCGGCCCCGACGAAGACCTGGGCCTCGGCTGGCTCGAGAAGGTCCACCCCGAGGACCGCGAGGCGAGCCGGCGGATCTTCCGCGACGCGCACGAGCGGCAGGTCCCCTTCAGCCTCGACTACCGCATCCGCCGCCGGGACGGTCTCTACCGCTGGGCCATCGATTCGGGCAACCCGCGCTTCGATCCGGCAGGTCGCTTCCGCGGCTTCGTCGGCACGGTCCTCGACGTGAGCGAGCGCAAGCGCGTCGAAGCAGCGCTGCAGGAGAGCGAGGCGCTCTTCCGCCAGATGGCCAACTCGCTGCCGCTGCTCACCTGGATCGCGGACGCGAGCGGCGCGATCTCCTGGTTCAACCAACGCACCTACGAGTTCACCGGGGCGACGTACGAGCTGCTCGCGCACGGGGGCTGGCCCCGCTTCGTCCATCCCGATCACGTCGAACGCGTGAAGGCGAAACTTCGCCAGACCATCGAGTCGGGCGAGCCCTACGAGGACACCTTCGCGATTCGCGGCAGCGCGGGAAGCTGGCGCTGGTTCCTCGGCCGCGCGGTGCCGCTGCGCAACGCGGAGGGGCGAATCGTGCGCTGGTTCGGATCGAATACCGACGTGACCGACGAGATGCGCGCCAGGGAGGAGCTCGCCCTCGCCCTGCAGACCCGGGACGAGTTCCTCTCCATCGCCAGCCACGAGCTCAAGACGCCGATCTCGAGCCTCAAGCTCCGGGCGCAGCTGGTGAAGCGGATGATCGAGCGGGAGGGGGAGCGCGCCCTCGACCCGGCCTGGGTGACGAGGCTCGCGGAGGAGACCGACCGGCAGGCCGATCGCCTCACCCGACTCATCGACGACATGCTCGACATCGCGCGGGTCCGCACCGGCAGGCTCAGCATGGAGCGGGCGCCGCTCGCCCTCGACCGGCTGGTGCGCGAGGTGGTGGAGCGGATGCAGCCCGGGCTCGAATCGGCCGGCACGCCGGTTGAGATCACCGCGCTCGAGCCGATCGAGGGCTGCTGGGATCGCCTTCGGGTGGAGCAGGTGCTCAACAACCTCCTCACCAACGCGCAGCGCTATGGGGAGCGCCGCCCGGTCGACCTCCGGCTCGAACGCCGCGGGGAGCTGGCCCACCTCGTCGTCCGCGACCGCGGCGTCGGTGTCTCCGCGGAGAACCGCCAGCTGATCTTCGAGCGATTCGAGCGTGGGGACACGAGCGCACCTGCAGGTGGCCTGGGGATCGGCCTCTTCATCGCCCGCGAGATCGTCGAGGCCCACGGCGGCAGGATCTGGGTGGAGAGCGAGGGCGTGGGCAGGGGCGCTGCCTTCCACGTCGAGCTGCCGCTCGGAGACGGCGGGCAAGCGTAG
- the rimI gene encoding ribosomal protein S18-alanine N-acetyltransferase, with the protein MRRMVAADVEPVMEVERRAFKNPWSEDLFRRELTHDWSTILLALEPGTERVLGFVIFWVVHDEIHILNVAVDPPARRRGVARALLEELLQRGRRQKLALATLEVRKSNTGAIALYEGLGFRAVGVRKGYYVDEGEDAIVMVLDL; encoded by the coding sequence ATGCGCCGGATGGTGGCTGCCGACGTCGAGCCCGTGATGGAGGTCGAGCGACGGGCGTTCAAGAACCCGTGGTCGGAGGACCTCTTCCGCCGGGAGCTCACCCACGACTGGTCGACGATCCTGCTCGCGCTCGAGCCCGGAACGGAGCGGGTGCTCGGCTTCGTGATCTTCTGGGTGGTCCACGACGAGATCCACATCCTCAACGTCGCGGTGGATCCGCCGGCCCGGCGGCGCGGCGTGGCCCGGGCGCTCCTCGAGGAGCTGCTGCAGCGGGGCAGGCGGCAGAAGCTCGCCCTGGCCACCCTCGAGGTCCGCAAAAGCAACACCGGCGCCATCGCCCTCTACGAGGGGCTGGGCTTCCGGGCGGTCGGCGTGCGCAAGGGCTACTACGTCGACGAGGGGGAGGATGCCATCGTGATGGTGCTCGACCTCTGA
- a CDS encoding DnaJ C-terminal domain-containing protein codes for MANEPDLYQLLGVARDASADEIKKAYRRLARKYHPDVNPGDKAAEEKFKEINQAFEILSDEKKRPLYDELGMDAAKIGWDPAKAAAFRQWRSGGAGGGGVRFEGFGGAGPEAGYDFGDIFGDIFGDIFGGGRGAGGRRARGTYPEVGDDVGARIDVDLADVVRGAEREIAVQRPSGPSRLKVKIPAGLADGGKIRLAGQGGPGQYGGPPGDLYLEVHVRPHPLVRREGDDLHLPLPLTVGEAVGGATVSLPTFDGNVQLKIPAGTQSGRKLRLRGKGVPHLRGGGRGDLYVEARVVVPAGREAEEEARQLDRLYGRDVRADLTL; via the coding sequence ATGGCCAACGAACCGGACCTCTACCAGCTCCTCGGCGTCGCCCGCGATGCGTCGGCGGACGAGATCAAGAAGGCCTACCGGCGGCTCGCGCGGAAGTACCACCCCGACGTCAACCCCGGCGACAAGGCCGCCGAGGAGAAGTTCAAGGAGATCAACCAGGCGTTCGAGATCCTCTCGGACGAGAAGAAGCGCCCCCTCTACGACGAGCTGGGCATGGACGCCGCCAAGATCGGCTGGGACCCTGCCAAGGCGGCGGCCTTCCGGCAGTGGCGGAGCGGCGGCGCCGGCGGTGGCGGCGTCCGCTTCGAGGGCTTCGGCGGCGCGGGCCCCGAGGCGGGCTACGACTTCGGCGACATCTTCGGGGACATCTTCGGCGACATCTTCGGAGGCGGCAGGGGGGCCGGCGGCCGCAGGGCCCGCGGTACCTACCCCGAGGTCGGCGACGACGTCGGCGCCCGCATCGACGTCGACCTGGCGGACGTGGTCCGTGGGGCGGAGCGGGAGATCGCGGTGCAGCGGCCGTCGGGTCCGAGCAGGCTCAAGGTGAAGATCCCGGCGGGCCTCGCCGACGGCGGAAAGATCCGGCTCGCAGGCCAGGGCGGCCCCGGCCAGTACGGCGGCCCCCCAGGCGACCTCTACCTCGAGGTGCACGTGCGGCCCCACCCGCTGGTACGCAGGGAGGGCGACGATCTCCACCTCCCGCTCCCGCTCACGGTGGGCGAGGCGGTCGGCGGCGCCACGGTTTCGCTGCCCACCTTCGACGGGAACGTGCAGCTCAAGATCCCGGCGGGAACGCAGAGCGGCAGGAAGCTGCGGCTGCGGGGCAAAGGCGTGCCCCACCTCCGCGGCGGCGGGAGGGGGGATCTCTACGTGGAGGCGCGGGTCGTGGTCCCCGCAGGCCGGGAAGCCGAGGAGGAGGCGCGCCAGCTCGATCGCCTCTACGGCAGGGACGTGCGGGCGGACCTCACCCTGTAG